From Coffea arabica cultivar ET-39 chromosome 10e, Coffea Arabica ET-39 HiFi, whole genome shotgun sequence, one genomic window encodes:
- the LOC113711325 gene encoding putative F-box protein At1g67623, which translates to MANAQKRSSGTSILSLPTEVLSEVLARVASSSSTDLFRAKLCCKLFNEVSDAKNIYQRVSLDRFEIVPWQKNHKVSRFLKKCRQSKNPEALYRKGVVDFFSDKHEDSALENLEEAANSGHADAAYALGIIYIFVGGDELKRKGMRLLMKSRILKGRVNLCRQNLRALLRMIWVKNPVFLNPTPICCAMTHERKTSSWPMDADEVEESTCEGCACDEEIRAICAALPYR; encoded by the exons ATGGCCAACGCACAAAAACGGAGTTCAGGAACCTCCATCCTCTCCCTTCCGACCGAGGTGCTATCCGAGGTGCTTGCACGTGTCGCGTCTTCTTCATCCACTGATCTTTTTCGGGCAAAACTGTG CTGTAAGTTGTTCAACGAAGTTTCCGACGCAAAGAACATTTACCAGCGGGTGTCCCTCGACAGGTTTGAAATCGTTCCGTGGCAAAAAAATCACAAAGTGTCGAGGTTCTTGAAGAAGTGCAGACAAAGCAAAAATCCAGAAGCCTTGTACCGAAAAGGAGTA GTTGATTTTTTTTCGGATAAGCACGAGGACTCAGCATTGGAAAACCTGGAAGAAGCTGCTAATTCAGGCCATGCCGATGCTGCATATGCGTTGGGAATAATTTACATCTTTGTTGGTGGGGACGAGTTAAAGCGCAAAGGTATGAGACTGCTCATGAAATCCAGAATTCTTAAAGGCAGAGTGAATCTTTGCCGTCAGAATTTGCGAGCGCTGCTGAGGATGATATGGGTCAAGAATCCTGTGTTTCTAAACCCAACGCCCATTTGTTGTGCCATGACACATGAGAGGAAAACATCTTCATGGCCTATGGATGCCGATGAAGTGGAGGAGAGTACGTGTGAAGGGTGCGCTTGCGATGAAGAAATTCGAGCAATTTGTGCTGCCCTGCCATATCGTTAG